A single genomic interval of bacterium harbors:
- a CDS encoding dockerin type I domain-containing protein, which yields MSFHFSREGGKPAENVTVWPGDTNNDRTVNEIDMLPIASYWLRHGPARYNYSGINGSGWWSEHRRVIRWWYANLWSARTVPVWNNSEATYVDANGDGFVNESDTTTIIWTLDKMTTTNPKINMRQGRRSRFPSSFSATGSDSRGRHRELF from the coding sequence ATGTCTTTTCACTTTTCCCGTGAAGGAGGAAAGCCAGCGGAAAATGTTACTGTATGGCCGGGTGATACCAACAACGATAGGACAGTCAATGAAATTGATATGCTCCCGATAGCGTCTTATTGGTTGAGGCATGGACCAGCCAGATATAATTATTCTGGGATTAATGGATCGGGCTGGTGGAGTGAGCATCGTCGCGTCATTCGATGGTGGTACGCTAACCTCTGGTCTGCTCGGACAGTGCCGGTCTGGAACAACTCTGAAGCCACTTATGTTGATGCCAACGGAGATGGATTTGTAAATGAGTCGGATACGACTACTATAATTTGGACTTTGGACAAAATGACCACTACAAATCCAAAAATCAACATGAGGCAAGGACGCCGAAGTCGCTTCCCATCGAGCTTCTCTGCAACAGGAAGTGACTCCAGGGGGAGACACCGGGAATTATTC